The window CTGGACTCTAAGGTAATCTCTGACACATCCATAGAGGAATGTACCGTGAATTGTCGAACTGATCACAATGCGACTAAAGGAGGAGCGAAATTGGAGCCAAGACGCAGCAAGAGACTACTGGAGGGTATTAGCTTCCTTGCCACAAAAATCCCCTTTGGAGTTGCCCAGTGTTTTTTCGCTGCTATCGGTTCTTTTTTGTACGGCCTACTTCTCCTTACACCCCACCGGAGATTGCTTGCCAACAGAATCCAACACGCTCTTCAGACTAGTCTATGGGAGAGTCATGGGGTTGCCGCAGCCCATGTACGTTTGATGTTTGAATCACTAGTTGAGATCGTCCGACTGAATGAAGAGCCTGCATCGTTATTGAAGACGCGCGTTGCCATCTTTGGAGTAGAGAACCTTGAGGCCGCCCTTGCCCAGGGCAAAGGGGTCATCATCCTCTCGGCCCATTTTGGTAACTGGGAATTAATCGCGCCAAAGCTATCCCTAATGCACTATTCCGTCACCGCCGTAATGCAACCCATGCCAAATAAGGTATTCGATTCCTTCTTTCGGCAGTTGCGGGCCACTACTGGCACCACAATTATTGACAACAATCGGGGCGGCATCAGACAGGGTATGCAGACCCTAAGACAAAACGGGTTGTTGCTACTGCTTGCGGATCAACACCCCTTTACGGCAGCGCCTGAAATTGAGTTTTTAGGTCACAATACCCCCATTCAGACAGGGCCAGCTTTACTGGCCCTTGCAACCGGAGCAACAATCATCCCCACCTTCTGCATACGAGAGAAGCGGGGATACCATCGAA is drawn from Limnochordia bacterium and contains these coding sequences:
- a CDS encoding lysophospholipid acyltransferase family protein; the protein is MEPRRSKRLLEGISFLATKIPFGVAQCFFAAIGSFLYGLLLLTPHRRLLANRIQHALQTSLWESHGVAAAHVRLMFESLVEIVRLNEEPASLLKTRVAIFGVENLEAALAQGKGVIILSAHFGNWELIAPKLSLMHYSVTAVMQPMPNKVFDSFFRQLRATTGTTIIDNNRGGIRQGMQTLRQNGLLLLLADQHPFTAAPEIEFLGHNTPIQTGPALLALATGATIIPTFCIREKRGYHRIVMEKPLDYIPEGDKAADVDRICRLYHQVYERYIKEHPDHWLWFHDRWLIGRNQS